A single genomic interval of Dromiciops gliroides isolate mDroGli1 chromosome 1, mDroGli1.pri, whole genome shotgun sequence harbors:
- the LOC122736870 gene encoding translation machinery-associated protein 7-like has translation MSGGEGGKKKPLQQPKKQIKEMDEEDIAFKQNQKEQKKKLEELKGKAAGKGTLASGGIKKSGQKQTFLCR, from the coding sequence ATGTCGGGTGGTGAGGGTGGTAAGAAGAAGCCTCTGCAACAGCCCAAGAAGCAAATCAAGGAAATGGATGAGGAAGATATAGCtttcaaacaaaaccaaaaagaacagaaaaaaaaactggaagagtTAAAAGGAAAAGCTGCTGGGAAGGGAACACTTGCCAGTGGTGGAATTAAGAAATCTGGGCAAAAACAGACATTCCTGTGTAGATAA